One window of Cohnella hashimotonis genomic DNA carries:
- the bacA gene encoding undecaprenyl-diphosphate phosphatase, whose protein sequence is MQNIGNAVIQGIVEGLTEFLPVSSTGHLILTGKLLGFAGDKADTFEIIIQLGAILAVAVIYWRRILNLFGLARTGSSIESQPNTSSRLNLIHVILACLPAMVLGLLLHSFIKSYLFSPYTVLVGLVLGGVFMIFGQKRQPAVQAEGMDQLTYRQAAIIGLYQCLALWPGFSRSGATIAGGLLTGTSYRAATNFSFLIAIPMMFAASGYELLKSYSTLTSSDFGFFAVGFIVAFAVAFLAVLTFLKLLERFKLVPFAYYRFALAIVFFVYLTINGGA, encoded by the coding sequence ATGCAAAATATCGGGAATGCGGTTATTCAGGGCATCGTAGAGGGATTGACGGAGTTTCTGCCGGTTTCTTCGACGGGGCATCTTATATTGACGGGGAAATTGCTCGGATTTGCGGGAGATAAAGCCGATACGTTCGAAATTATCATTCAATTGGGGGCGATTCTTGCAGTGGCCGTCATCTATTGGCGGCGCATCTTGAATTTATTCGGATTAGCCCGGACCGGATCCTCGATCGAATCTCAGCCGAATACGTCGTCCAGACTAAATCTTATTCATGTCATCCTGGCTTGCTTGCCGGCAATGGTTCTTGGATTACTCCTGCATTCGTTTATCAAATCGTATTTATTCTCGCCCTACACGGTGCTGGTCGGGCTCGTTCTCGGCGGGGTATTCATGATATTCGGCCAAAAACGACAACCGGCGGTTCAAGCCGAAGGGATGGATCAATTGACCTACAGACAAGCCGCGATCATTGGTTTGTATCAGTGCCTGGCGCTGTGGCCGGGATTTTCACGGTCGGGGGCGACGATCGCGGGCGGACTGCTTACGGGAACAAGCTATCGTGCGGCTACGAATTTTTCTTTTCTGATCGCTATACCGATGATGTTCGCTGCGAGCGGCTACGAATTGTTGAAAAGCTACTCCACTTTGACGTCATCGGATTTCGGCTTTTTCGCGGTCGGCTTCATCGTCGCGTTCGCAGTCGCTTTTCTGGCTGTCCTCACGTTCCTGAAGCTGCTTGAACGATTTAAGCTTGTGCCGTTTGCCTATTATCGTTTCGCATTGGCCATCGTGTTCTTCGTTTATTTAACAATAAACGGCGGTGCGTAG
- a CDS encoding COG4705 family protein, which yields MTLNRNESKSWLSKVPEVTIFFWIIKVLCTTVGETFSDFLSVNAGLGLTLTTVLMGVAFLVVLFLQFKATRYVPILYWLTVVLISVFGTLVTDNLTDALGVPLETSTIVFSGLLALTLLLWYLSEKTLSIHSIFTVRREAFYWLTILFTFALGTAVGDLFSEQLGLGYLKTGIAVVVVIAIVFAAWKARLNEILAFWIVYILTRPLGASLGDYLSQSKVNGGLALGATLTSVIFSIAIVAVIVFLGVSKVDVISNKETDTPKTGNQSSKSVFLQTAVALVVFLAAGIGGYEWCAQHIVPKVDASQTSLSGQLANFIATENEMLQAVNTGDFATGKSDANQLEHDWDKAEPKLRKIDRKTWTRIDGTIDDVLAATRAKQPNEGKCQSALQDSLDSLNQANA from the coding sequence ATGACGCTTAATCGAAATGAGTCCAAAAGCTGGCTTAGCAAAGTACCGGAAGTTACGATTTTCTTTTGGATCATCAAAGTTTTATGTACGACGGTGGGAGAGACTTTTTCCGACTTTTTGAGCGTAAACGCGGGACTGGGTTTGACGCTCACGACGGTTTTGATGGGAGTCGCGTTTCTCGTCGTTCTTTTTCTTCAATTCAAAGCGACGAGATACGTTCCGATTCTATATTGGCTTACCGTCGTTCTGATCAGCGTCTTCGGCACTTTGGTCACGGATAATCTAACGGACGCGCTTGGCGTGCCGCTCGAGACGAGCACGATCGTATTTAGCGGATTGTTGGCGCTAACGTTGCTCTTGTGGTACTTGAGCGAAAAGACGCTCTCGATTCATTCGATCTTCACGGTAAGAAGAGAAGCCTTCTATTGGTTGACGATCTTGTTTACGTTCGCGCTTGGAACCGCGGTCGGCGACTTGTTCTCCGAACAGCTCGGCCTGGGCTATCTGAAAACGGGGATCGCCGTCGTCGTTGTGATCGCCATCGTCTTTGCCGCCTGGAAGGCAAGGCTCAACGAGATTTTGGCGTTCTGGATCGTCTATATTCTTACCCGTCCGCTTGGCGCCTCGCTGGGGGATTATTTGTCGCAATCCAAAGTGAACGGCGGCCTTGCGCTCGGAGCTACCCTCACCAGCGTCATTTTCTCGATCGCCATTGTGGCGGTTATCGTATTCCTGGGCGTATCGAAAGTCGACGTCATCTCGAATAAGGAAACGGACACGCCTAAGACTGGCAATCAAAGTTCTAAGAGCGTGTTCCTGCAAACCGCTGTGGCACTGGTCGTATTCCTGGCTGCCGGAATCGGAGGATACGAATGGTGCGCTCAACATATCGTTCCGAAAGTCGATGCGTCCCAAACGAGTTTGAGCGGGCAATTGGCGAATTTCATCGCGACCGAGAATGAGATGCTTCAGGCCGTTAACACAGGCGATTTCGCTACGGGGAAAAGCGACGCGAATCAATTGGAGCATGATTGGGATAAAGCGGAACCCAAGTTAAGAAAAATCGATCGAAAAACGTGGACCCGGATCGACGGGACGATCGACGACGTCCTGGCTGCGACGCGGGCAAAACAGCCGAACGAAGGCAAGTGTCAGAGCGCATTGCAAGACTCGCTTGACTCGCTGAATCAGGCGAATGCATGA
- a CDS encoding response regulator transcription factor, producing MALSKTILIVEDEPSIAELQRDYLEMSGYQTVLADNGEKGLQLGMTGKFDLIVLDVMLPKLSGFEVCKALREVSDVPILMVTARREDIDVIRGLGLGADDYVSKPFKPAELVARVKSHLARYDRLTGRNARTGDMEIGELRINANTRQAFIREEEVALTTKEFDLLYFLAQHPNQVFSKDHLFDRLWGIDAMGDTQTVTVHIRKLREKIEKDASAPAYIETVWGAGYRFRL from the coding sequence ATGGCGCTGAGTAAGACGATCCTCATCGTAGAAGACGAGCCGAGCATCGCCGAGCTGCAGCGGGATTATCTGGAGATGAGCGGCTATCAAACGGTGTTGGCCGATAACGGCGAAAAAGGGCTGCAGCTAGGAATGACGGGGAAGTTCGACCTGATCGTGCTGGATGTGATGCTGCCGAAGCTCAGCGGCTTCGAAGTGTGCAAAGCGCTCAGGGAGGTGTCCGATGTCCCGATTCTGATGGTGACTGCGCGCAGGGAAGACATCGATGTCATTCGCGGATTGGGTCTCGGCGCGGACGATTATGTGAGCAAGCCCTTTAAGCCGGCCGAGCTGGTGGCGCGCGTCAAGTCGCATCTTGCCCGCTACGACAGGCTGACCGGACGCAATGCGAGGACCGGGGATATGGAGATCGGCGAGCTCCGTATCAATGCGAACACCAGGCAGGCTTTTATCCGGGAGGAAGAGGTCGCGTTGACGACCAAGGAGTTCGACCTGCTGTATTTCCTCGCGCAGCACCCGAACCAGGTGTTCAGCAAGGATCATCTGTTCGACCGTCTCTGGGGCATCGATGCGATGGGCGACACCCAGACGGTCACCGTCCACATTCGCAAGCTGCGGGAGAAAATCGAGAAGGACGCTTCGGCTCCGGCTTACATCGAGACGGTGTGGGGAGCGGGATACCGTTTCCGGCTGTAA
- a CDS encoding sensor histidine kinase has product MSIRWKLLWSYAAMLIFPLLFLVLVSGLLLIVFRGDAQNIKLFYESKIEGIEEADYHRLVKQTLTQNPQLLTDASYLQDLSDGLASRQISIYVREDNRAIFASSEIEDDPALVSGLPPYEHFDFHKEITVKINNSEWYQIVQYDLKAADDKPVSLFLLTKIDPLVHFAKKWFPILFIAAIAALLLTNIALTYYMSTRIIRPLLALRQAAGRFSEGELDMPIDVKGKDEIGQLGITFETMRVRLKESILLQMQYEKNRKELITNISHDLKTPITAIKGYVDGIMEGIADTREKHDRYMKTIASKADELDKLIDELFLYSKLDMQKVPFRMQPMSVRSLLNDWSDDLRFELEKNGVELQTDFNVQASVLVQIDPDSFKRVLGNIIQNSLKYMDKERPSIRLSAYTENGQATIVIEDNGSGIPADALPHIFDRFYRAEWSRNSRTGGSGLGLAIAMQIMLAHEGDIRAMSVEGEGTRVILTVPIEGGGADGAE; this is encoded by the coding sequence ATGTCGATCCGTTGGAAACTGCTCTGGTCTTATGCGGCGATGCTCATTTTTCCGCTTTTGTTTCTCGTGCTCGTCTCGGGACTGCTGCTGATCGTTTTCCGGGGAGACGCTCAAAATATCAAATTGTTTTACGAATCCAAAATCGAGGGCATCGAGGAAGCCGATTATCATCGCCTGGTCAAGCAAACGCTGACGCAAAATCCGCAGCTGCTGACGGACGCCTCTTATTTGCAGGATTTGTCCGACGGACTCGCTTCGCGGCAAATTTCCATTTATGTCCGCGAGGACAATCGGGCGATCTTCGCTTCAAGCGAAATCGAGGACGATCCTGCTTTAGTGTCGGGCCTGCCTCCCTATGAACATTTCGATTTCCACAAGGAAATAACTGTGAAAATAAACAACAGCGAATGGTATCAGATCGTGCAGTACGATCTTAAAGCGGCCGACGACAAGCCGGTCAGTTTGTTCCTGCTTACGAAGATCGATCCGCTCGTTCATTTTGCCAAGAAGTGGTTTCCGATTTTATTCATCGCGGCCATCGCCGCCTTGCTTTTGACGAACATCGCCTTGACCTATTACATGTCCACCCGAATCATTCGTCCCCTGCTCGCGCTGCGACAGGCAGCAGGCCGATTCTCGGAGGGGGAGCTCGACATGCCGATCGATGTGAAGGGAAAGGACGAGATTGGACAGCTGGGGATCACTTTCGAAACGATGCGGGTAAGGTTGAAGGAGTCGATCCTGCTGCAGATGCAATACGAAAAAAATCGCAAAGAACTCATCACGAATATATCGCATGACCTCAAAACGCCCATTACCGCCATTAAAGGTTATGTCGACGGCATCATGGAAGGCATCGCCGATACCCGGGAGAAGCATGACCGATATATGAAAACGATCGCTTCCAAGGCGGACGAGCTGGACAAGCTCATTGACGAGCTGTTTTTGTATTCCAAGCTGGACATGCAAAAGGTTCCCTTCCGCATGCAGCCGATGTCCGTCCGCAGCCTGCTGAACGACTGGTCGGACGATCTTCGATTCGAACTCGAAAAAAACGGCGTTGAACTGCAGACGGACTTTAATGTACAGGCGTCCGTCCTCGTCCAGATCGACCCAGATTCCTTCAAGCGCGTCCTAGGCAACATCATCCAAAACAGCTTGAAGTACATGGACAAAGAGAGACCGTCGATTCGGCTGTCCGCCTATACGGAAAACGGTCAAGCGACGATCGTCATCGAGGACAACGGAAGCGGTATTCCGGCGGATGCGCTGCCCCACATATTCGATCGGTTCTATCGCGCCGAATGGTCGCGGAATTCGCGTACGGGCGGAAGCGGGTTGGGACTGGCCATCGCCATGCAGATCATGCTGGCGCATGAAGGAGATATACGGGCAATGAGCGTGGAAGGTGAAGGAACGCGGGTGATCCTGACGGTTCCGATCGAAGGAGGTGGGGCAGATGGCGCTGAGTAA
- a CDS encoding helix-turn-helix domain-containing protein, whose amino-acid sequence MKRNEEDVLLLQAMKDTQDKRMFQRYQAVFMYKSGYSVKDIQGVSQLSEKTIYTYIRSYEQSGLEGLAIGSSPGAPRKLTAEQETRLIQLITSKQPSELALAEQARWTLRLVSTLIEREFNQTYTPRGTSRLLQDLGLIHSEPRTPQALGDKKKSRPHRTIRIPTIFLVHKPQMDSDSHLRFIENTLQLHPTGRIALMLGPEERTEPVAEEDLYELMYYHPIGRP is encoded by the coding sequence GTGAAGCGCAACGAAGAAGACGTGCTTCTTCTCCAGGCGATGAAGGATACGCAGGACAAACGAATGTTTCAACGCTATCAGGCCGTTTTTATGTACAAGAGCGGGTATTCGGTCAAAGATATTCAAGGCGTCTCCCAGCTAAGCGAGAAGACGATATACACGTATATACGCTCTTACGAGCAATCCGGCCTGGAGGGACTGGCCATCGGAAGCTCGCCCGGCGCGCCTCGCAAACTGACTGCAGAGCAAGAGACGCGCTTGATCCAATTGATCACGTCCAAGCAGCCCAGCGAACTCGCGCTTGCCGAGCAGGCCCGGTGGACGCTTAGGCTCGTATCGACTTTGATCGAGCGCGAGTTCAACCAAACCTATACGCCCCGAGGAACGTCAAGACTTTTGCAGGATTTGGGGCTCATTCATTCGGAACCCAGAACGCCTCAGGCGCTCGGCGACAAGAAGAAAAGCCGCCCCCACCGCACGATTCGCATCCCGACGATTTTTCTGGTGCACAAGCCCCAAATGGACAGCGACTCGCATCTGCGGTTCATCGAGAACACGCTGCAGTTGCATCCGACGGGAAGAATCGCGCTGATGCTCGGTCCGGAGGAGCGGACGGAGCCGGTCGCCGAGGAAGATCTGTATGAGCTTATGTATTACCATCCGATAGGCAGACCGTGA